The nucleotide window AGGTAATCGAATATCTCGTAGGCCCTCTCGTAGAACTTCAAGGCATACTTGGAGTGCAACTCATCCCCAACGCTCTCCATAATATCTGCTAATTGAAATATCAAGTCAGTCTTCTCTATCACGCTTATCTCAGACCTAACGATCGAATCTAGGGCGAAGTCAAAGACCTCCATCGCCAACTTTGGAAGTCCAGACAAAGCAAGTTTGGCCCCGAGGGAGGTCGCCAATATTCCGGCCTCATAATCCTTCAACTCTGGAAGTAATTCGATTGCCCTTTTAAAGTACTCAACAGCTAAATCCAGCTTTCCGAGCTTCGAGTAGCTGGAGGCCACCTCAGAATAACCGGTCACCTTATCCCCAGGATTCTTAACATGCTTCTCCAGAACGTAGATAGCGTCCTCAAGAAGATCCTCGTTCCTTAACATCTCGCCAACCCTAGCTAGTGCAACCACCTTATCGAGGGGAGACTTAAGCTTGGCAATCCTATCTATAGCATCCTCGATTGAACCCCTCCTTACCAGCTCGATAATCTCATCAATTTCCATGTAATAATTTTCGACGTTAAGGTATAAAAAGTGATCTAAGCTAGATTCTCCGATGCTGGCGATTGGCCTCTATAACACCTACGATCCCAAGAGGATACACGAGGCTCACCTTAGGGCAATAGCGAGGGCCGCCCCGGTAGCTTACGCCTTCAACTTCCACCTTGTTTTGATAGGCTTTCCGTTCGAGGGCGATTCCAAGGAGATTGCAGAGGAAGTTGCTAAGAACACGACGATCGGTGAAGGTGGTAAATATCTGATAGAGCTAGCTAAGTCAGGGAAGTTTCACGCTATAGATTTCCCCAGGAAGGGGTTTCCACCTCAATTCGGGGAAGTTATAGCCACGACCTCGAAGCCGAGCGAGGATAAGGTTATTAAAACGATTGACGTAGCTAAGATGGCTCTCTCTGGAAAGAGCTTCCTCCTTGTAATTGGCCTGGGAAGGCACGGATTGCCAAAAGAAATGTTTAAAGTTGCTAGGTACCACCTCGACATAACGG belongs to Pyrococcus abyssi GE5 and includes:
- a CDS encoding tetratricopeptide repeat protein; protein product: MEIDEIIELVRRGSIEDAIDRIAKLKSPLDKVVALARVGEMLRNEDLLEDAIYVLEKHVKNPGDKVTGYSEVASSYSKLGKLDLAVEYFKRAIELLPELKDYEAGILATSLGAKLALSGLPKLAMEVFDFALDSIVRSEISVIEKTDLIFQLADIMESVGDELHSKYALKFYERAYEIFDYLKVGERARSLEKKIELAKAMKVEGTPEVRKLALAGMFKEAISLLSSLSGKDKVIGLFELALWAKKLESYEAFEISDLALKELKSLSLDDDSLERIVNILLEMELFDTALEVSLSIKDQGKRDVSLAKVALSLIKIGERERVVGDILPRIGSEYIKEEIVKKLR
- a CDS encoding DUF531 domain-containing protein, whose amino-acid sequence is MLAIGLYNTYDPKRIHEAHLRAIARAAPVAYAFNFHLVLIGFPFEGDSKEIAEEVAKNTTIGEGGKYLIELAKSGKFHAIDFPRKGFPPQFGEVIATTSKPSEDKVIKTIDVAKMALSGKSFLLVIGLGRHGLPKEMFKVARYHLDITDGMGVSLETCTAIGIIPAKIATLMEALKWMRGSKRYYRWY